Sequence from the Microbacterium faecale genome:
TTCCGGCTGCTGGCCACGGAGGGCACCGCGGAGATCCTTGCGCGCAACGGAATCGATGTCGAGATCGTCGAGAAATTCTCGGAGACCCAGGGCAGCGACCGCGACAACGTGGTGGACCTGATCGCCCGTGGCGAGGTCGACATCGTCGTGAATACGCCGAGCGGAATGTCGGCGCGCGCGGACGGATACGAGATCCGCGCCGCGGCGGTCGGCGCCGACAAGGCGCTCTTCACCACGATCGCGACGCTCGGCGCCGCGGTCAGCGCGATGGACTCGATGGGCGATGGCTTCGACGTCAAGAGCCTGCAGGAGTTTGCGGCGGAGCGGGTGGCGTGACGCAGCCGTTCGGTGAGCGGATTCGGGCCGGCATGGACCGGCTCGGTCCGTTGTGCGTCGGGATCGATCCGCACGCCGAACTGCTGCGCGCCTGGGGCCTCGACGTCGACGCGGCAGGTGCTAGGTCGTTCGGCCTGGCCGTCGTCGACGCCGCGGCGTCCCGTGCGGCCATCGTGAAGCCGCAGGTGTCGTTCTTCGAGCGGTTCGGATCCGAGGGACTCGCAGCGCTTGAAGACGTTCTGCGCGCGGCGCGTGAGGCCGGGCTCGTCACGATCGCTGACGCGAAGCGCGGCGACATCGGATCGACGATGGACGCCTACGCGGAGGCCTGGCTTGCGCCGGGATCTCCGCTCGAGGCGGACGCGGTCACCGTCAGTCCGTACCTCGGCGTCGGCGCCCTGTCCGGCGCGATCACGACGGCCTACGCACACGGCAAGGGCGTCTTCGTGCTCGCCACGACGAGCAACCCCGAGGCGGCCGGACTGCAGCGCTCGACGGACGCGCAGGGGCGCACAGTGTCCCAGCGCGTGATCGATGAGGTGTCGGAGCACAACGCCGCAAACGTCGGCCGTGGCGACTGGGGCAGCGCCGGCTTCGTCGTCGGCGCCACGGTCGATTGGAATGAGGCCGGTATCAAGCCGCCGACGCCCGTCGCGCCACTTCTCGCCCCCGGCTTCGGGCATCAGGGAGCGGCGCCCGCGCGCCTGGCCGAGATCTTCGGATCCGCGGCGGACGCGGTGATCGTCTCGGAGAGCCGGAGCATTCTCTCGGCCGGACCAGGCAGGATCGTCTCCGAGATCGAAGACCATGCGCGTGCGGCGGCCGCTGCACGCGCTGAGCGGGGGTCGACCCCCGGAAGCAGGACCCCTCATGACTGACTCTCCCCGCCCTCCCGACGTCGACCGCGCCGCCGCGTCACGGCTCGCCGTGGCCGCGCGCCGTGCGCGCGCGAGCCTCAAGCGCGATCTCGCGACACGGGTCATCACGCCGCAGGAGGCGATGCGGCGTGCCGCCGCGGACGCCACGTCGGCGGCGGGGACGCTTCGCGTGACGGAGTTCCTCACCGCCCTGCCCGCGATCGGGGAAGGCAAGCGCGACCGACTGCTCGCTGAGATGCGCATCTCGCCGGTCAAGCGCCTGGGCGGCCTCGGGGCGCGTCAGCGCGCCGCGCTGTGCTCCTGGCTCGATGCGCGCTTCCCGGAGCCGCGACCGCGTCCCGGGCGCAGCAGCCTCGTCGTGCTCGCGGGCCCGACGGCAGTCGGCAAGGGCACTGTCGCGGCGCACATCCGCGAACACCACCCCGACGTGATGCTGTCGGTGTCGGCGACGACCCGCGCCCCCCGTCCGGGTGAGGTGGACGGCCAGCACTACTTCTTCACCGACGACGCCGAGTTCGATCGGCTGATCGCGGATGGCGAGCTCCTCGAATGGGCGACGGTGCACGGCGTGCACCGCTACGGCACCCCGCGCGGACCCATCGACCGCGCGATCGCCGAGGGGCGCCCGGTGCTGCTCGAGATCGACATGCAGGGCGCCTTCCAGGTGCGACAGGCCGAACCGCGTGCCACCCTCGTGTTCCTGCTTCCGCCCAGCTGGGACGAACTCGGCGACCGGCTCGTCGGCCGCGGCACCGAGGATGCGGACGAACGCGCGCGGCGACTGCGCACGGCGCGCGTCGAGCTCGCCTCCCAGGGGGAGTTCGATTACCGCATCGTGAACGACGACGTCGCCGAGGCGGCCGCCCAGGTCGTAGACTTGATGCAGGCGTCCGCGCGCTGAGCAGACTCGCGCGCCCAAATCACAAGGAGATACGTATGGCTACGGAAAACAAGGGCATCATCGACCCGCCCATCGACGAGCTTCTCGACCGCGTCGACTCGAAGTACCAGCTCGTGATCTACAGCTCCAAGCGGGCTCGTCAGATCAACGACTACTACACCGACCTGCAGGAGGGCTCGCTCTTCGACAACGTCGGTCCGCTCGTCGACTCGGCCGTCGAGGACAAGCCGCTGTCGATCGCGCTGCGGGAGATCCACCAGGACAAGCTGCGCATGCGCGCGGCGGGAGAGTGACGCCCGCTCGATGAGCCTGCGACTGTTCACCTCCGAATCGGTGACGGAAGGCCACCCGGATAAGATCTGCGACCAGATCTCGGACAGCGTGCTCGACGCGCTGCTCGCGCAGGATCCGGATGCGCGCGTCGCCGTCGAGACGCTCGTGACCACGGGCCTCGTCCATGTTGCCGGAGAGATCCGGACCGACGGCTACGCGGATATCTCCACGATCGTGCGCGACGTGATTCGGAATATCGGATATACCTCATCCGACATGGGCTTCGACGCCGACTCGTGCGGCGTGACGGTTTCGGTGGGGGAGCAGTCGAACGAGATCGGCGCCGGCGTGACGACGAGCGCGGAGCATCGCGCCGGCGACGACGCCGATCCCGACGACCTGCAGGGTGCCGGCGATCAGGGCATCATGTTCGGCTACGCCACCAACGAGACGCCGTCCTACATGCCGATGGCGATCTGGACGGCGCACCGCATCGCGGAGCGACTGACAAAGGTGCGCCGCTCCGGTGAACTCGCGTTCCTGCGGCCGGATGGCAAGACGCAGGTGACGGTCGGCTACGAGGGAACCGTCCCCCGAACGATCGAGACGGTCGTGCTGTCCACTCAGCACGGCCCGGAGATCTCGCAGTCCGACCTCGCCGAGAGCGTGGAGCGGCTCGTGATCCGCCCGGTGCTCGATGAGACGGGGCTCGACGCGTCGAATGCGGAAATGCGCATCAACCCGTCGGGCAGCTTCGAACTCGGCGGACCGAAGGCCGACGCGGGACTGACCGGGCGCAAGGTGATCATCGACACTTACGGCGGAGCGGCGCGCCACGGCGGCGGCGCCTTCAGCGGCAAGGATCCGTCGAAGGTCGACCGCTCGGCGGCCTACGCCACGCGCTGGGTCGCGAAGAACGCCGTTGCCGCGGGACTCGCGGACCGCCTCGAGGTGCAGGTCGCGTACGCGATCGGCACAGCGCGGCCTGTTGGGCTCTACGTGGAGACGTTCGGCACGGGGCACGTCAGCGACGAGACGATCGCGCAGGCGATCGACACGGTCTTCGATCTGCGTCCGTCGCGAATCATCCGCGACCTCGACCTGCTGCGCCCGATCTACGCGCAGACGGCGGCGTACGGTCACTTCGGCCGCGAGCTTCCCGACTTCACCTGGGAGCGCACCGACCGGGTCGACGAGCTGCGAGCAGCCGCAGGGCTGTAGACCCAGCCGGCATGGAGAATCCTGCGCACCTGACCCCGAAGGGACCGCGCGCGATCGCGCGAATCCTCGTGGATTCTCCGCTCCCGCAGCTCGACCGGCTCTTCGACTACCGCATCCCGGACGAGCTCGCAGACGACGTGCGCCAGGGCGTGCGCGTGACGGTGCCGCTCCGCACGGCGGGTCGGGTGCTGCAGGGGTACGTCGTGGACACGGACGTCGAGACCGACGAAGAGCGCGTGCTCGCGGACATCGAGACGGTCGTATCGGCGGCTCCCGTGATGCCGCCACGTCTACACCGGCTCGCGCGCGCCGTGGCAGATCGCCAGGCGGGTTCCGCGATTGACGTGCTGCGGCTCGTGATACCGCGCCGCATGGTGCGCGCCGAGCGCACGTGGCTCGCGGCCGACGCGCCCGAGCAGTGGCGTCCCGACGCATCGATCCACGCCGCGGCGACCGACATGCTCGGCGTCTTCGGCGGGCTCGTCGAGGCGATCCGAGAGGGTGGGCGCGTCGCACTCGATGCCCCACCCGGTGTCGACGGGGCTCAGCCGCGCTGGTCGGCCCTCCTCGCCGCCGCCGCGATCGAGACGGTTGCGGGCGGAGCGTCGGCCGTCATCGCCGTTCCGAACCACCGGGACCTGGCGCTGCTCGAGGCCGCGGTGCGCGATGCGGCGCCCGAGGCGCCGCTCGTGCGCCTCGACGCCGATCAGTCGAACCCCGCACGGTACGCGCACTATCTGCGGACGCTCGACGACGCCCCCTGCATCGTGATCGGCAACCGCTCGGCGGTCTACGCACCGGTCGCGCGCCTCGGCATGCTCGCGGTGTGGGACGACGGGGATCCGCTCTTCGAGGAGCCGCTCGCCCCGTACGCGCATGCGCGAGACGCGGCGCTCGTGCGTCAGAGCCTCCACGGGGGCGCGCTCGTGCTGTGCGGACACACCCGGTCGTCCGACGTGCAGCGGCTCGTCCGCATCGGGTTCGTCGCCGAGACGCCGTCCGCCAGGCGGCACTCGCCGCGCGTGGTCCTCGCCGCACCGCAGGACGCTCCCCGCACGGGGCGGATCCCGTCGGCGGCGTTTCGGTCGGCGCGCGAGGCACTGGACGTCGGACCCGTCCTCGTGCAGGTCGCGCGTCCCGGATACGCCCCGGCGCTCGTCTGCGCGGAGTGCCGATCGCCCGCGCGGTGCGTGTGCGGCGGGCCGCTCCATGCTCCGGCCCGCGGTGCGACGCCCGTGTGTCGGTGGTGTGGCCGTTCGGCGCACGCATGGCAGTGCTCCTCCTGCGAGGCGACGCACGTGCGTCTCGCCTCCAGTGGATCCGAGCGGACCGCGGACGAGCTGGGGCGTGCCTTCCCCGGCGTGCGCATCATCGTCGCTGACGGCGCCCACCCGGTCGAGCGCGTCGGAGCTGAGCCGGCGCTCGTCGTCGCGACGCGCGGTGCCGAGCCGGTCGCCGAGGGCGGGTATCGCGCGGTGCTGCTGCTGGACGGCGACCGCATGCTGCAGGCGCCGGATCTGCGTATCGGCGAGTTCTGTCTTCGCTGGTGGTCGAACGCGGCGGCCCTCGCTGCGCCCGAAGCGGTCGTCCACCTGGTC
This genomic interval carries:
- a CDS encoding primosomal protein N' → MENPAHLTPKGPRAIARILVDSPLPQLDRLFDYRIPDELADDVRQGVRVTVPLRTAGRVLQGYVVDTDVETDEERVLADIETVVSAAPVMPPRLHRLARAVADRQAGSAIDVLRLVIPRRMVRAERTWLAADAPEQWRPDASIHAAATDMLGVFGGLVEAIREGGRVALDAPPGVDGAQPRWSALLAAAAIETVAGGASAVIAVPNHRDLALLEAAVRDAAPEAPLVRLDADQSNPARYAHYLRTLDDAPCIVIGNRSAVYAPVARLGMLAVWDDGDPLFEEPLAPYAHARDAALVRQSLHGGALVLCGHTRSSDVQRLVRIGFVAETPSARRHSPRVVLAAPQDAPRTGRIPSAAFRSAREALDVGPVLVQVARPGYAPALVCAECRSPARCVCGGPLHAPARGATPVCRWCGRSAHAWQCSSCEATHVRLASSGSERTADELGRAFPGVRIIVADGAHPVERVGAEPALVVATRGAEPVAEGGYRAVLLLDGDRMLQAPDLRIGEFCLRWWSNAAALAAPEAVVHLVGVTGPVARALATWTQSAYADRELDERAPVAMPPAVRVASIAGDEKEVTDALAQLADGVPELGTDAVLGPVPAEETDGRRRVRALVRFEYARGASVAKALRAAVVSAAVTSRSRKPRGKGASPRQRSSPPTLAVRLDVADPDL
- the rpoZ gene encoding DNA-directed RNA polymerase subunit omega; the encoded protein is MATENKGIIDPPIDELLDRVDSKYQLVIYSSKRARQINDYYTDLQEGSLFDNVGPLVDSAVEDKPLSIALREIHQDKLRMRAAGE
- the pyrF gene encoding orotidine-5'-phosphate decarboxylase, which gives rise to MTQPFGERIRAGMDRLGPLCVGIDPHAELLRAWGLDVDAAGARSFGLAVVDAAASRAAIVKPQVSFFERFGSEGLAALEDVLRAAREAGLVTIADAKRGDIGSTMDAYAEAWLAPGSPLEADAVTVSPYLGVGALSGAITTAYAHGKGVFVLATTSNPEAAGLQRSTDAQGRTVSQRVIDEVSEHNAANVGRGDWGSAGFVVGATVDWNEAGIKPPTPVAPLLAPGFGHQGAAPARLAEIFGSAADAVIVSESRSILSAGPGRIVSEIEDHARAAAAARAERGSTPGSRTPHD
- the metK gene encoding methionine adenosyltransferase encodes the protein MSLRLFTSESVTEGHPDKICDQISDSVLDALLAQDPDARVAVETLVTTGLVHVAGEIRTDGYADISTIVRDVIRNIGYTSSDMGFDADSCGVTVSVGEQSNEIGAGVTTSAEHRAGDDADPDDLQGAGDQGIMFGYATNETPSYMPMAIWTAHRIAERLTKVRRSGELAFLRPDGKTQVTVGYEGTVPRTIETVVLSTQHGPEISQSDLAESVERLVIRPVLDETGLDASNAEMRINPSGSFELGGPKADAGLTGRKVIIDTYGGAARHGGGAFSGKDPSKVDRSAAYATRWVAKNAVAAGLADRLEVQVAYAIGTARPVGLYVETFGTGHVSDETIAQAIDTVFDLRPSRIIRDLDLLRPIYAQTAAYGHFGRELPDFTWERTDRVDELRAAAGL
- the gmk gene encoding guanylate kinase; this translates as MTDSPRPPDVDRAAASRLAVAARRARASLKRDLATRVITPQEAMRRAAADATSAAGTLRVTEFLTALPAIGEGKRDRLLAEMRISPVKRLGGLGARQRAALCSWLDARFPEPRPRPGRSSLVVLAGPTAVGKGTVAAHIREHHPDVMLSVSATTRAPRPGEVDGQHYFFTDDAEFDRLIADGELLEWATVHGVHRYGTPRGPIDRAIAEGRPVLLEIDMQGAFQVRQAEPRATLVFLLPPSWDELGDRLVGRGTEDADERARRLRTARVELASQGEFDYRIVNDDVAEAAAQVVDLMQASAR